GTCGATGACGAAGAGTTCTTCAGAGTATTCGTCCGTGAGGCGTTGGAACACGTAGGGTTCGAGGTGTGCGAAGCATCGAACGGTATACAGGCGCTCGAACAGTTTGCCTCTCGGCATCCGGACCTCATTGTGATGGACGTCGTGATGCCGGTCATGCATGGATTTTCTGCTTGCGCGAAATTTCGTGAGTCGGCAGAGGGGAGCCGTGTGCCGATTTTGATCATGACCGGCTTGGACGACGCCGATTCTATTGCCCGTGCGTATGAGCACGGGGCGACTGATTTCATCGCCAAACCGATGAATGCGGCTATCCTTGGACATCGGGTGCGGTACATGTTGCGTGGAAGCATCACGATCAACGCACTGCTGCGCAGCGAAGCTCGGCTTGGCCTGGCGCAACGGATCGCCAAGATCGGTAACTGGGAATGGCATCCCCCTACGGATCGCTTTACGGCGTCGCCGGAACTCTGTCGGTTAATGGGCATTCGGCTCCAAGAGTTCGGAGGGACGAAGGGAGCCTTTCTCAAGATGGTCCATGAAGAGGATCGCGATCGTGTCGACCACGCACTGAGGTCGATTCTTGGGGAGCGGAAGCCGTGCGATATCGATCATCGGATCATCCTGCCGAACGGGGGTGAGTTTGCCGTGAATATACAGGCCGAGGCGGTATTCGATGATCGGCTGAAGTCGTTAACGATTGTAGGAACAGCAAAGGATATCAGCGAACGAAAGCGCTCAGAACGGGAAATCCACCGGCTGGCCTATTATGACAGCCTGACCGGGCTGCCGAACCGCGTCTTATTCAAAGATCGTGTCACGCAAGCGCTGGCCCATGCACGTCGTTACCAAACGACTCTGGCGGTCTTGTTCCTCGACTTAGACCGATTCAAAGTCATCAACGACACGTTAGGCCATAACGTCGGCGATCTACTCTTAAAGCAGGTAGCGGACCGTTTGGCGGATTCTGTTCGGCATAGCGATTCAATTGGCCGGTCGGTGGAGCAGGGCGAAACGCACGAACTCGCCCGCTTAGGTGGAGATGAGTTTACCGTGTTGCTGACCAACATACGTGATGCTCAGGATGCCGGGATGGTCGCGCGTCGCATATTGGAAGCGTTGTCTAAGTCGTTCTTGATCGATGGGCATGAGATTTCCGTAACGGCCAGTGTAGGGATCGCGATCTTTCCAACTGATGGAGATTCGGTGGATCTTCTGCTGAAGAGCTCAGACGTCGCGATGTATCACGCCAAAGACGAGGGT
This Nitrospira sp. DNA region includes the following protein-coding sequences:
- a CDS encoding EAL domain-containing protein: MKDEHEKTSALILVVDDEEFFRVFVREALEHVGFEVCEASNGIQALEQFASRHPDLIVMDVVMPVMHGFSACAKFRESAEGSRVPILIMTGLDDADSIARAYEHGATDFIAKPMNAAILGHRVRYMLRGSITINALLRSEARLGLAQRIAKIGNWEWHPPTDRFTASPELCRLMGIRLQEFGGTKGAFLKMVHEEDRDRVDHALRSILGERKPCDIDHRIILPNGGEFAVNIQAEAVFDDRLKSLTIVGTAKDISERKRSEREIHRLAYYDSLTGLPNRVLFKDRVTQALAHARRYQTTLAVLFLDLDRFKVINDTLGHNVGDLLLKQVADRLADSVRHSDSIGRSVEQGETHELARLGGDEFTVLLTNIRDAQDAGMVARRILEALSKSFLIDGHEISVTASVGIAIFPTDGDSVDLLLKSSDVAMYHAKDEGRNNFQFYSRTMNALAAERLEIENDLRKALERHEFIVYYQPQVEIRTKRIVGAEALVRWLHPHRGMLLPAEFLPVAIETGMIQKLDQEVLFVACRQNKAWQDAGCTPIRVSVNVSNSFFHGALLTSTIARALQETQIDPECLELELTESITMRHVETSITMLQELRALGVRLSIDDFGTGYSSLSHLQRFPLNSLKIDQSFVLGMTCNAVNASIARAIISLAHSMNLSVLAEGVETEEQLELLRQQECDQVQGYLFGRPMPEEEFVELLARTSSPPRN